The following proteins are co-located in the Paralichthys olivaceus isolate ysfri-2021 chromosome 2, ASM2471397v2, whole genome shotgun sequence genome:
- the pusl1 gene encoding tRNA pseudouridine synthase-like 1: MHCCTRYLIFFQYIGSRYSGAVKVPPHQLQRKGIQDHLEDAIRKLRPINPVSLSISSRTDTGVHALCNSAHFDLQRRDNKAPFTEDILVEALNFHLRTEQIRVTHAHRVSDNFHARFCADSRTYVYRIALGISHSSLLPLTDHDLCWNLRNTELDVGAMHKAAALLVGTHNFNSFRAVSSDMPFKNPVKTLDVADIQPGSSFSHTHFHGNIPLWELTFRSRSFLYRQVRRMSGALVAVGQGKLSVPQLKDILEAQDSLAFPQGLTAPAHGLFLTRVDYRDAELQFSKQTSEQHLPSTGNSED, translated from the exons ATGCACTGCTGCACACGGTACCTCATCTTCTTTCAATACATTGGATCCAGATACAG TGGTGCAGTGAAGGTGCCTCCAcatcagctgcagaggaaaggcATCCAGGACCATTTAGAG GATGCCATAAGGAAGCTGAGGCCCATCAACCCGGTGTCTCTGTCGATCTCCAGCAGGACAGACACAGGTGTCCATGCCCTCTGTAACTCCGCCCACTTTGACCTCCAGCGCAGAGACAACAAGGCTCCGTTCACTGAGGACATTCTTGTTGAGGCCCTGAATTTCCACCTCAGGACCGAACAAATCAG GGTCACCCACGCCCACCGTGTGTCTGATAACTTCCATGCCCGTTTTTGTGCTGACTCTCGGACCTACGTTTACCGGATCGCCCTGGGAATCTCCCACAGCTCCCTGCTTCCCCTCACAGATCACGATCTGTGCTGGAACCTCCGCAACAC GGAGCTGGATGTAGGAGCCATGCACAAGGCTGCTGCCCTGCTGGTTGGGACTCATAACTTCAACAGCTTCAGGGCGGTCAGCTCCGACATGCCTTTTAAAAACCCCGTCAAGACACTGGATGTGGCCGACATTCAGCCAGGAagctctttctcacacacacacttccacgg gaACATTCCACTCTGGGAACTGACTTTCAGGAGCAGATCTTTTCTCTACAGGCAg GTGCGGAGGATGTCGGGGGCCCTGGTGGCTGTAGGCCAGGGGAAGCTGTCAGTGCCCCAGCTGAAGGACATATTGGAGGCTCAGGACTCTTTAGCCTTCCCACAGGGTCTGACTGCCCCAGCTCACGGCCTCTTCCTCACCAGAGTGGACTACAGAGACGCAG AACTGCAGT